Proteins encoded within one genomic window of Pedobacter africanus:
- a CDS encoding RagB/SusD family nutrient uptake outer membrane protein, whose protein sequence is MRSYKNIAMAVTAGLMLFSSCKDDAFLNETLKDRLNTETAYTNKAQFDALSANMYRSIQLMYNTADLTHEAFILGLGTDVAFDPRDDAAKFNNWGLVTSREPFSEDWFNLQYAIIRDANTLIENASKPTVLWVNDAQKNETLAEGYFFRGFAYRNLANMYGGVPIVDKPVDNAKIDFVRNTREEVWAFAKKDLEFARTNLPLTTASPGRVIRAAADHVLAEVSICLKDYDGAIAAATRVIDGTDGAYSLVNARFGARSSETDKDYYYDLFVMGNQNRQTGNNEGIFVAQFEQTSTGAAVIGGTQFAGRPLIERMMWCNYWGLAKAGYNNVAQDSTGRGVAYCRPTNYTNYTIWKNAGTDIRNNETNIKRKYYFAANVGSFKKGDIIPKSFLTTRDDTMIYVYPNWAKFGTDKHIAQKPDNGYVRDFYLIRLPETYFLRAEAYLGKSRADLAADDLNVVRRRAKAPLVAATDVNIDYILDERARELFGEEFRMMTLTRLGKLYERTKKYGYERAQESVQMFNNLMPIPQTAIDRNVGAQMLNNPGY, encoded by the coding sequence ATGAGATCATACAAAAATATTGCAATGGCAGTAACAGCAGGACTGATGTTATTCAGTTCCTGTAAAGATGACGCCTTTTTAAATGAAACTTTGAAAGACAGGTTAAATACTGAAACCGCTTATACCAATAAAGCCCAGTTCGATGCCTTAAGTGCCAATATGTATCGAAGCATACAGCTGATGTACAATACAGCCGATCTTACCCACGAAGCTTTTATACTGGGATTGGGAACAGATGTGGCTTTTGACCCCAGAGATGATGCCGCTAAATTTAATAATTGGGGACTAGTTACTTCACGGGAGCCCTTTTCTGAGGACTGGTTTAACCTGCAGTATGCAATCATCAGGGATGCGAATACCCTTATTGAAAATGCTTCTAAACCGACTGTGTTATGGGTAAATGACGCACAGAAAAATGAAACGCTCGCTGAAGGTTATTTTTTCCGGGGCTTTGCCTACAGGAACCTGGCCAACATGTATGGAGGCGTGCCGATTGTAGATAAACCGGTCGACAATGCAAAGATCGATTTTGTCAGAAACACCCGGGAAGAAGTATGGGCCTTTGCAAAAAAGGATCTTGAGTTTGCAAGAACAAATCTGCCTTTAACAACAGCAAGTCCGGGCCGGGTGATCCGTGCAGCGGCCGACCACGTTTTAGCGGAAGTAAGCATTTGTCTTAAAGATTATGATGGCGCTATTGCGGCCGCTACCAGGGTAATCGATGGAACGGATGGTGCATATTCATTAGTCAATGCCCGCTTTGGTGCCAGAAGTTCCGAAACGGATAAGGACTATTATTACGATTTATTTGTAATGGGGAACCAGAACCGCCAGACGGGAAATAATGAAGGTATTTTTGTGGCACAGTTTGAACAAACTTCTACAGGTGCTGCTGTTATCGGGGGTACCCAGTTTGCCGGGCGGCCATTGATTGAAAGGATGATGTGGTGCAACTACTGGGGCTTGGCCAAGGCTGGTTACAACAACGTTGCGCAGGACAGTACAGGACGTGGTGTTGCTTATTGCCGCCCCACCAATTATACCAATTATACCATCTGGAAAAATGCGGGCACCGATATCCGGAACAATGAAACCAACATCAAACGCAAATACTATTTCGCGGCCAACGTGGGTAGCTTTAAAAAAGGCGACATCATCCCTAAATCCTTTTTAACCACCCGTGATGATACGATGATCTATGTTTATCCCAACTGGGCGAAGTTTGGCACAGACAAACACATTGCCCAAAAACCTGATAATGGTTACGTAAGGGATTTCTATCTGATCCGTTTACCTGAAACCTATTTCCTGAGAGCAGAAGCCTATCTCGGCAAGTCAAGAGCTGACCTTGCAGCGGATGACCTTAACGTAGTGCGCAGGCGTGCGAAGGCCCCATTAGTTGCCGCAACAGACGTAAATATCGACTACATCCTTGATGAGCGGGCAAGGGAATTGTTTGGAGAGGAATTCCGGATGATGACACTGACCCGGCTTGGTAAACTCTATGAGCGGACCAAAAAATATGGTTATGAAAGGGCTCAGGAATCAGTTCAGATGTTTAACAACCTGATGCCTATACCACAGACTGCAATAGACCGTAACGTAGGGGCCCAAATGCTCAACAATCCAGGCTACTAA
- a CDS encoding glycoside hydrolase domain-containing protein, with amino-acid sequence MKKLLFSSLMLIASLVYAQNKDKLLHPIDIDAIRETKLTGYIGLNPTIMSKPAKPADVKSFIKRFPNKKYFTFPESRENPIRLLDSLPEKWTRYSAAEMNSFKGTAQPGEYYVFQVGVYTDALTLNNIKVNLSPLSGSGGQSIKDVTCFNTGGISFKGEKFSKSLQLSAKNVLPLWFGISIPEDYKGVYRGQIQIKPEGLPATTVEVSLNVNGNIIANHGYNDETKLSRLAWLNTKVALDDGITNGFKQVAREQKHISILGRTIQLSNEGLPIDIQTYFDKNNELILPKGEPIIAAPIRFIIEQNGKELALRPNALKFDDHFPASTHWETKLTSGEITVTVKGRADYDGFIGYSALVTASKDIAIDDIRLLVPMRPEKATYMMGLDKEGGFSPADWHWKWDVQEKHQDEVWMGAVNGGLKLKLKGKNYQRQLVNLYYPFGPLHEPESWGNGNKGGVDIYKQDKIVMIKAYSGKRILKKGETYQFDAEFLVTPFKLINKDIQFNDRYYHSDIDTTSNTIKLAQEHGANIINVHHKKDIYPFLDYPFANDNVPDLKAFIDSSHTKGFKTKIYYTTREISVNAPELWTMRALGDEIIYPGPGMATRTLVNPNGVHPWLGQNLKKDFIPGWVATFTSGKYKGRQDLAVLTRPDSRLNNFFLGGLEWMCKELNIDGIYMDDLALDRETMQRTRKILERDRPGAKIDMHTWNHYNKYAKWASSLNLYMDMLPYIDHLWVGEARDYNRSSDYWLIEVSGVPFGLSSQMLNKGGNPWRGMVFGITNRLGWFKAKTPEHIWKFWDDYHIERKQMIGFWNDDVPVKTDNKKTEATVYKGKDEVIIAVANWTSEPQKCKLNINWKALGLNPDQITAEIPAITDFQEKRKVNLDREIDLEGEKGFLIVIKRNQ; translated from the coding sequence ATGAAAAAATTGCTATTCTCTTCGCTGATGCTCATTGCAAGCCTTGTTTACGCGCAAAACAAAGACAAGCTCCTGCACCCAATTGATATAGATGCCATTCGGGAAACGAAACTGACAGGGTACATCGGACTGAACCCGACAATCATGTCTAAACCCGCAAAACCAGCAGATGTAAAGTCTTTCATAAAGAGGTTTCCAAATAAAAAATATTTTACATTCCCGGAGAGCCGTGAAAACCCGATCAGACTGCTGGACAGTCTGCCAGAAAAATGGACCCGTTATTCGGCAGCTGAGATGAATTCTTTTAAAGGCACTGCACAGCCAGGAGAATATTACGTATTTCAGGTAGGTGTTTATACCGATGCGCTTACACTAAATAATATAAAGGTGAACCTCTCTCCTTTGAGCGGAAGCGGAGGCCAGTCGATCAAAGACGTTACCTGCTTTAATACCGGTGGCATTTCATTTAAAGGGGAAAAATTTTCCAAATCGCTCCAGCTCAGCGCTAAAAATGTTTTACCGCTATGGTTTGGGATATCCATTCCCGAAGACTACAAGGGAGTATACAGAGGACAGATCCAGATTAAACCCGAGGGCTTACCCGCAACAACTGTAGAGGTTAGCTTGAATGTAAATGGAAATATCATTGCCAATCACGGCTATAATGACGAAACGAAACTGTCCCGGCTGGCTTGGTTGAATACAAAAGTTGCACTCGACGATGGCATCACGAATGGTTTCAAGCAGGTAGCGCGTGAGCAAAAGCACATCTCCATTCTGGGCAGGACCATACAATTATCGAACGAAGGCCTGCCGATTGATATACAGACTTATTTTGACAAGAATAATGAATTGATCCTGCCAAAGGGCGAGCCGATCATCGCTGCACCCATCAGGTTCATTATTGAACAGAATGGAAAAGAACTCGCACTCAGACCAAATGCCCTAAAATTTGACGACCATTTCCCTGCCTCTACCCATTGGGAAACAAAATTGACCAGCGGAGAGATTACTGTTACCGTTAAAGGTCGTGCAGATTATGATGGTTTTATAGGATATAGTGCCCTGGTAACCGCTTCAAAAGACATCGCAATTGATGACATCAGGCTACTGGTACCCATGCGCCCGGAGAAAGCAACCTATATGATGGGGCTGGATAAGGAGGGGGGCTTTAGTCCGGCCGACTGGCACTGGAAATGGGACGTTCAGGAAAAACACCAGGACGAGGTATGGATGGGAGCGGTAAACGGCGGACTTAAATTAAAACTTAAAGGAAAAAACTACCAACGCCAGCTTGTTAACCTGTATTACCCTTTTGGCCCGCTCCACGAACCTGAATCCTGGGGTAACGGGAACAAAGGAGGGGTAGACATTTACAAACAGGATAAAATTGTAATGATAAAGGCCTATTCCGGAAAGCGCATCCTGAAAAAGGGAGAGACCTACCAGTTTGATGCTGAATTCCTGGTAACGCCTTTCAAACTTATCAATAAGGACATACAGTTTAACGACCGCTATTATCATTCAGATATCGACACCACCAGCAACACCATTAAGCTTGCTCAGGAACATGGAGCAAACATCATTAACGTACACCACAAAAAGGATATTTATCCCTTCCTCGATTATCCCTTCGCAAATGACAACGTACCAGACCTGAAAGCATTTATAGACAGCAGTCATACAAAAGGATTTAAAACAAAGATTTATTATACCACAAGAGAGATCAGTGTAAATGCACCTGAACTATGGACTATGCGTGCCCTGGGTGATGAGATCATTTATCCGGGCCCGGGTATGGCTACCAGGACACTGGTAAATCCAAATGGGGTACATCCATGGCTGGGGCAAAACCTCAAGAAGGATTTTATCCCCGGTTGGGTAGCCACGTTTACCTCTGGCAAATACAAAGGCCGTCAGGACCTTGCAGTACTGACCAGACCAGATTCCAGGCTGAACAATTTCTTTTTGGGTGGGCTGGAATGGATGTGCAAAGAATTAAACATAGATGGCATTTATATGGATGACCTGGCCCTTGACAGGGAAACTATGCAGAGAACCCGTAAAATTCTGGAAAGGGACCGCCCGGGAGCTAAAATTGACATGCATACCTGGAATCACTATAACAAATATGCCAAATGGGCATCATCACTGAACCTTTACATGGACATGCTGCCTTATATCGATCATTTATGGGTAGGCGAAGCCAGGGATTACAACAGGTCATCCGATTACTGGCTGATAGAAGTCAGCGGTGTCCCTTTTGGGTTATCCTCGCAAATGCTGAACAAAGGCGGAAACCCATGGCGGGGAATGGTTTTTGGCATCACCAACCGACTCGGCTGGTTCAAAGCAAAAACACCTGAACACATCTGGAAATTCTGGGACGACTACCATATTGAACGCAAACAGATGATCGGATTCTGGAACGATGATGTTCCGGTGAAAACAGACAATAAAAAAACAGAGGCTACCGTATACAAAGGAAAAGATGAAGTAATCATTGCAGTAGCCAACTGGACGTCAGAGCCGCAAAAATGTAAACTGAATATCAACTGGAAAGCGCTTGGTCTTAATCCGGATCAGATAACCGCAGAGATTCCTGCAATTACCGACTTTCAGGAGAAACGCAAAGTCAACCTTGACAGGGAGATTGACCTTGAAGGAGAAAAAGGCTTCCTGATCGTCATTAAAAGAAATCAATAA
- a CDS encoding SusC/RagA family TonB-linked outer membrane protein, translating into MTKLKLRNCGFLNLRVAKMMLVAVFTVLLGSAGRAMAAVTLHAPITVTGKVMDEKGETIIGASIKSSAGGGAVTDGNGNFSLSTEPTATLTVSYLGYVSQEIKINGRTKINVTLVPSPNQLNDVVVVGYGTQKRKDVTGAITTIKFDEGPKSSMPFMNVLEAIQGTPGINVGPSTSAGATPNIVVRGQNSIAGGSPIIVLDGVIFNGELNEINMNDVATYDILKDASAAAIYGSQSQNGVVLITTKRGKTDKPQVNFGTYYGIQNWTRVPKMKSGENFLQWRKDNLSIRGQDISDITKVLSPLELKAYNEGHELDWMDEITQYAPVQNYEINVSGRTEKLNYYFSAGFLDQKGVLYNDKFTKPNLTLKLENTITDWLSFGANAYYSSRDFSGFSPNLYMATYMSPFSYKYLEGTDDKILQRYPSGHTSLFNPFWGNPTNALFPGMYDDDLNKQYNIRGTGFVNVKVPFVKGLSYRFEATGNKSTSELGYFHHEFGEVNTLLPANVANPLQFLSTTNGYRSTEQENSWLINSLFSYNRSFGVHNIDALFGYTRDYSSTQLTRFSGADFAKAGTTVLGYNGLHLATTKDGKTELADVKNVGYFGRLAYNYKQKYYATFTYRKDANSAFGADNKWGTFPSASVAWALSEEDFMKNNSFVDYLKLRVSYGKLGSQAGTVYQTIAFTNGNNNTVFGNVTTPTSTPANLANRQYSWETTLGFNFGIDFQLFNNRLSGNIDGYATKTYDQLLTRALPFFTGFSSIKANTGEVRNKGIEISLNSVNIKSESGFNWSTGVSFWLNRNKLVSLYGLDVNKDGKEDDDIANGLFIGKSLGANFDYTVDGIVQNSDTEYIAKYRTASGGQLFFPGDLKIRDLNNDGVINEADKSVVGYGKENFNFNISNTFSYKNFQLFFSINSIVGGGKNNFFSSTNLRGQFTGATLPTVGNWLDLPYWMPDNENNKYPRPNYANTYQYGFYQSRTFVRLQTASLSYSFPKTITDKIKVDNLKVYVSGTNLITLTGWTGLDPANGAQIGGNGGSSNSSVNLSNPLMRTVSFGLNLGF; encoded by the coding sequence ATGACAAAACTCAAACTACGAAATTGCGGCTTTTTAAACCTGAGAGTTGCAAAAATGATGCTTGTGGCTGTTTTTACAGTTTTACTGGGCTCTGCCGGTAGAGCTATGGCAGCTGTAACGTTGCATGCGCCTATTACTGTTACCGGTAAGGTGATGGATGAGAAAGGCGAAACCATTATTGGTGCCAGTATCAAAAGTTCGGCCGGTGGCGGGGCAGTTACGGATGGCAACGGAAATTTCTCCTTGAGCACAGAACCTACTGCCACACTTACCGTAAGTTATCTGGGATATGTTTCCCAGGAAATTAAAATAAACGGACGTACTAAGATTAACGTTACCCTGGTTCCTTCCCCAAATCAATTGAACGATGTGGTGGTTGTAGGTTATGGTACGCAAAAAAGGAAGGATGTGACTGGGGCTATTACTACGATTAAGTTTGATGAAGGTCCCAAATCATCTATGCCATTTATGAACGTACTGGAAGCCATTCAAGGTACCCCAGGCATCAATGTTGGCCCTTCTACTTCAGCCGGTGCTACACCTAATATAGTGGTAAGGGGACAGAACTCTATTGCAGGCGGTTCACCTATAATTGTGTTGGATGGGGTTATCTTTAACGGTGAGTTAAATGAAATTAACATGAATGATGTCGCTACCTACGACATCCTTAAAGATGCGAGTGCCGCTGCTATTTATGGATCGCAGTCGCAAAATGGTGTGGTGCTGATTACAACCAAACGTGGAAAGACAGATAAGCCGCAGGTGAATTTTGGGACTTACTATGGCATTCAGAACTGGACACGTGTTCCTAAGATGAAATCAGGAGAAAACTTTCTGCAATGGAGAAAAGACAATTTATCCATCCGCGGGCAGGACATTAGCGACATCACAAAAGTGCTGTCGCCTTTAGAACTGAAGGCATATAATGAAGGTCATGAATTGGATTGGATGGATGAAATTACGCAATATGCTCCTGTTCAAAATTATGAGATCAATGTATCAGGAAGAACAGAAAAGCTGAACTACTATTTTTCTGCTGGTTTTCTGGACCAGAAAGGGGTGCTGTATAACGACAAATTTACCAAGCCTAACCTTACACTCAAACTGGAAAATACCATCACAGACTGGTTATCATTTGGTGCAAACGCCTATTACTCATCACGAGACTTTTCCGGTTTTTCGCCTAATTTATACATGGCTACTTATATGTCCCCTTTTAGTTATAAATACCTGGAAGGGACAGATGATAAGATCTTGCAAAGGTACCCTTCTGGCCACACCTCTTTATTTAATCCATTCTGGGGAAATCCGACCAATGCGCTATTCCCAGGAATGTACGATGACGATTTGAATAAACAGTACAATATAAGGGGAACCGGCTTTGTAAATGTGAAGGTGCCTTTTGTAAAAGGGTTAAGTTACCGCTTTGAAGCAACAGGAAATAAATCAACCAGCGAACTGGGCTATTTTCATCATGAGTTTGGTGAGGTAAATACCTTGCTCCCGGCAAATGTGGCCAATCCGCTGCAGTTTTTGTCTACTACAAATGGTTATCGTTCTACAGAACAGGAAAATTCATGGCTAATCAACAGCTTGTTTTCTTATAACCGCTCTTTTGGTGTACACAATATAGATGCGCTTTTTGGATATACCAGAGATTATTCCTCTACTCAGCTTACAAGATTCAGCGGTGCCGACTTTGCAAAGGCGGGAACTACCGTGCTTGGATATAACGGGCTTCATCTGGCCACTACCAAAGATGGCAAAACAGAGCTGGCTGACGTGAAAAACGTGGGCTATTTTGGGAGACTGGCATACAATTACAAACAAAAATACTATGCTACTTTTACATACAGAAAAGATGCGAACTCTGCTTTTGGTGCAGATAATAAATGGGGAACCTTCCCTAGTGCTTCGGTCGCCTGGGCCCTTTCGGAAGAAGATTTTATGAAGAACAACTCTTTTGTAGATTATCTTAAGCTCAGGGTTTCTTATGGAAAGCTGGGTAGCCAGGCCGGTACTGTTTATCAAACGATTGCCTTTACAAACGGGAACAATAATACTGTGTTTGGCAATGTTACGACCCCAACCAGTACTCCTGCAAATCTTGCCAATCGTCAGTATAGCTGGGAAACTACCCTGGGCTTCAACTTTGGCATCGATTTCCAGTTATTTAACAACAGGCTTTCAGGTAATATTGATGGATATGCGACAAAAACCTATGATCAATTGCTGACCCGGGCGCTTCCTTTCTTCACCGGTTTCAGCAGCATCAAGGCGAATACCGGTGAAGTGCGAAACAAGGGGATAGAAATTTCTTTAAATTCTGTGAATATAAAGTCTGAAAGTGGCTTTAACTGGAGTACAGGTGTAAGCTTCTGGTTGAATAGAAACAAGCTGGTAAGTTTATACGGCCTGGATGTAAATAAAGATGGCAAAGAAGATGATGACATCGCAAATGGTCTGTTCATAGGAAAATCATTGGGTGCAAATTTTGACTATACAGTAGATGGCATTGTTCAAAATTCTGATACGGAATATATCGCTAAATACAGAACAGCAAGCGGCGGACAGTTGTTTTTTCCGGGAGATTTAAAAATCCGTGACCTGAATAATGATGGGGTAATCAATGAAGCAGATAAATCTGTAGTTGGATATGGAAAAGAGAATTTTAATTTCAATATTTCCAATACATTCAGCTACAAGAATTTTCAATTGTTTTTTAGCATCAATTCTATTGTTGGGGGAGGTAAAAATAATTTCTTCAGTTCTACCAACTTAAGAGGTCAGTTTACCGGTGCGACCTTACCAACTGTAGGAAACTGGCTTGATCTGCCATACTGGATGCCAGACAATGAAAACAATAAATACCCAAGGCCAAATTATGCCAATACCTATCAATACGGGTTTTATCAATCCAGAACCTTTGTTCGTTTGCAAACTGCTTCTTTAAGCTACAGTTTCCCTAAAACCATTACCGATAAAATAAAAGTAGACAACCTCAAAGTATATGTAAGCGGAACAAACCTGATCACATTAACGGGCTGGACGGGATTAGATCCAGCAAATGGGGCGCAGATTGGCGGAAATGGAGGTTCTTCGAATAGCAGTGTCAACCTTTCTAACCCTTTAATGCGCACGGTGTCTTTTGGACTAAACCTTGGATTTTAA
- a CDS encoding carbohydrate-binding family 9-like protein: MTVWAPSLQNINSRSDLTKVSDLLNGLKRHPIAISPWKGYTAPVTATFSIAHGQDCILLKYFVSEPFSIPLYHKINDPVYKDSCVEFFIGFNQEPKYYNFEFNNEGTGLMGFGTKNERAYLAEAVVRQIKYSRSFKNAQSENLACWELALVIPFTVFCFHQINAVSSILCKGNFFKCGDDLPQPHYLVWNNIHSPKPDFHQPEFFGTIDFG; encoded by the coding sequence ATGACAGTTTGGGCCCCATCCCTTCAAAACATAAACAGCAGATCAGACCTCACAAAAGTTTCTGATCTGCTAAACGGGTTAAAGCGGCATCCTATTGCGATTTCGCCCTGGAAAGGGTATACAGCACCGGTAACCGCTACTTTTTCAATTGCGCATGGACAGGACTGCATTCTACTCAAATACTTTGTAAGTGAGCCTTTTAGTATCCCGCTTTATCATAAAATCAATGACCCGGTTTATAAAGATAGTTGCGTGGAGTTTTTCATAGGTTTTAACCAGGAGCCCAAATATTACAATTTCGAATTCAACAATGAAGGCACAGGATTGATGGGCTTTGGTACGAAAAATGAAAGGGCATATCTTGCTGAGGCAGTGGTCAGGCAAATTAAATACAGCCGCTCATTTAAAAATGCACAAAGCGAAAACCTGGCTTGCTGGGAGCTTGCCCTTGTCATACCTTTTACAGTATTCTGTTTTCATCAGATTAATGCAGTTAGCAGCATCTTGTGCAAAGGCAATTTTTTTAAGTGCGGAGATGACCTTCCCCAGCCCCATTACCTGGTCTGGAATAACATTCATTCCCCCAAGCCTGATTTTCATCAGCCTGAGTTTTTTGGAACAATTGATTTCGGATAA
- a CDS encoding right-handed parallel beta-helix repeat-containing protein produces the protein MIVTGIKRRLAGLLLLNIGILPIYAQQAYKIYVSPTGKKTGSGEIKAPLATIEQALKLANIRSGKTKKPIEIILRGGVYPISSTLEIVQHKTWNSSVPLTIKAWNNEKPILHGGKIIPQKLIKPVSDPSYLERFLPEFRDRIRQVNLKEAGIKNTGKLRMTGFTRPFAPAALEIFTNDEPGRIARWPNKGTVPIHMVLDTGSIPRWGDSTNRGGTFTYKDINRPSRWKEPHNAWIAGFFMWGYADDAVPLKGIDTVKKAITTLKPHSYGFGSGKPWRAWQAYNLPEEIDEPGEYYVDTDSRMLYFLPPDNLSKLELSELETPLLAIDDVRNVTIKNLNFTCSRGIGITMERTEKVLIDGCKFTNLGMVAIFMGKGVEAESDSLSVFAVQPKSRTIGSLVQYVYDHTTFDREAGKNNGIVNCEVYNTGSGGFLISGGNRLTLEPGNNYIKNCSIHDFNRIERSYRPGIWITGVGNRISNCDIYNAPSSGVMLHGNNHLIEYNNFHHLVMDSDDMGALYFGRNPSEQGQIVRYNYFHHIGGDHKTMAVYHDDGACGMEVYDNVFYKAGTVAGFVGGGRDNPYHNNIFIETKYAGHIDDRLKHWAKAMLAKDGTFQKRLEAVNYKKPPYATRYPWLSKYFEDNPEIPKRDTFSRNVLVKMLNRVEGKQEWLPFTDSNYETNEDPGFENYAAENFKLRPDAIIWRKIPGFRNIPFEKIGYKKVK, from the coding sequence ATGATTGTTACTGGCATAAAAAGGCGGCTTGCAGGCTTGCTGCTGTTAAATATAGGCATACTGCCAATCTATGCACAACAAGCCTATAAAATATATGTTTCGCCAACAGGGAAGAAAACAGGCAGTGGAGAAATTAAAGCTCCGCTGGCTACTATAGAACAGGCATTAAAACTGGCCAATATCCGTAGCGGAAAAACAAAAAAGCCTATAGAGATTATATTACGTGGTGGGGTATACCCCATTTCCAGCACCCTGGAGATTGTGCAGCACAAAACCTGGAATTCATCAGTTCCGTTAACCATTAAAGCCTGGAATAATGAAAAACCTATTTTACATGGAGGGAAGATCATTCCTCAAAAACTGATTAAACCGGTTAGCGATCCGTCATACCTGGAGCGCTTTTTACCGGAATTCAGAGACAGGATCAGACAGGTAAACTTAAAGGAAGCAGGTATTAAAAACACCGGAAAATTACGAATGACGGGCTTCACCAGACCCTTTGCCCCCGCAGCACTAGAGATTTTCACAAATGACGAACCGGGCAGAATAGCCCGATGGCCAAATAAAGGCACTGTGCCCATCCACATGGTATTGGATACAGGATCAATACCAAGATGGGGGGATTCAACCAACCGCGGAGGAACATTTACCTATAAAGACATCAACCGTCCTTCCAGATGGAAAGAACCCCATAACGCTTGGATTGCAGGCTTTTTTATGTGGGGTTACGCTGATGATGCGGTCCCGCTGAAAGGCATTGACACAGTTAAAAAGGCCATTACCACCCTCAAACCACATTCTTATGGATTTGGCAGTGGAAAACCATGGCGGGCCTGGCAAGCTTACAATCTACCCGAAGAAATTGACGAACCGGGAGAGTACTATGTAGATACGGATAGCCGAATGCTCTATTTTTTGCCACCGGATAATTTAAGCAAGCTCGAGCTATCTGAACTGGAAACACCACTGCTTGCGATAGACGATGTACGTAATGTAACGATAAAGAACTTAAACTTTACGTGTAGCAGGGGCATAGGCATTACTATGGAAAGAACCGAAAAAGTACTGATAGATGGCTGCAAGTTTACCAACCTTGGCATGGTTGCCATTTTTATGGGGAAGGGCGTAGAAGCAGAATCAGACAGTCTGAGTGTATTTGCGGTACAGCCCAAATCAAGAACTATAGGCAGCCTGGTCCAATACGTTTACGATCATACTACTTTTGATCGCGAAGCAGGGAAAAACAATGGTATTGTGAACTGCGAGGTGTACAATACCGGCTCTGGAGGCTTTCTGATTAGTGGGGGCAACAGACTGACGCTTGAGCCGGGAAACAATTACATCAAAAACTGCAGCATACACGACTTTAACCGCATCGAAAGATCATACCGCCCGGGTATCTGGATTACAGGAGTGGGCAACCGCATTTCCAATTGCGATATCTACAATGCTCCTTCTTCAGGAGTAATGCTGCATGGCAACAACCACCTGATAGAATACAACAACTTTCATCACCTGGTTATGGATTCAGATGACATGGGCGCCTTATATTTCGGCCGAAATCCCTCAGAACAGGGACAGATTGTACGCTATAACTATTTTCACCACATAGGTGGGGACCACAAAACCATGGCTGTTTATCATGACGACGGGGCCTGCGGGATGGAAGTGTACGACAATGTTTTTTACAAGGCCGGAACAGTGGCCGGCTTTGTTGGTGGAGGCAGGGACAATCCCTACCACAATAACATTTTTATTGAGACGAAATATGCCGGACATATAGACGACCGTCTGAAACACTGGGCAAAAGCCATGCTGGCAAAGGATGGCACTTTTCAAAAGAGACTGGAAGCTGTGAACTATAAAAAGCCACCATATGCTACCCGCTACCCCTGGTTGTCAAAGTATTTTGAAGACAATCCCGAAATTCCGAAACGGGACACTTTTTCAAGAAATGTATTGGTAAAAATGCTGAACCGTGTTGAAGGAAAGCAGGAATGGCTGCCTTTTACAGACAGCAATTATGAAACCAACGAAGATCCGGGCTTTGAAAATTATGCAGCAGAAAACTTTAAGCTCAGGCCAGATGCAATAATCTGGAGAAAGATTCCCGGGTTCAGAAATATCCCATTTGAAAAAATAGGCTACAAAAAAGTAAAATGA